The following proteins come from a genomic window of Sorex araneus isolate mSorAra2 chromosome 1, mSorAra2.pri, whole genome shotgun sequence:
- the TOR2A gene encoding prosalusin isoform X2, with protein MTWDKPLPLWRPAKDLKNWVQGNLTACGRSLFLFDEMDELAPGLMEVLRPFLGPSWVVYGTNYRKAIFIFISNAGDEQINQVVLEAWRSRRDREEIHLQELAPLISQAVLDNPHHGFWRSGILEEQLLDTLVPFLPLQRHHVRHCVFNELDQLGLEPREDVVQAVLDSTTFFPEEEQLFASNGCKLVASRLSFFL; from the exons ATGACCTGGGACAAGCCTCTGCCCCTCTGGAGGCCAGCA AAGGATCTTAAGAACTGGGTCCAGGGGAACCTCACTGCCTGCGGCCGCTCCCTCTTCCTCTTCGATGAGATGGACGAGCTGGCCCCAGGCCTGATGGAGGTCCTGAGACCCTTCCTGGGCCCCTCATGGGTTGTTTACGGGACCAACTACCGCAAAgccatcttcatcttcatcag CAATGCTGGCGATGAGCAGATCAACCAGGTGGTTCTGGAGGCGTGGCGCAGCCGCCGGGACCGCGAGGAGATCCACCTGCAGGAGCTGGCGCCCCTCATCTCCCAGGCCGTGCTGGACAACCCCCACC aCGGCTTCTGGCGCTCGGGCATCCTGGAGGAGCAGCTCCTGGACACGCTGGTGCCCTTCCTGCCGCTCCAGAGGCACCACGTGCGCCACTGCGTGTTCAACGAGCTGGACCAGCTGGGCCTGGAGCCCAGAGAGGACGTGGTCCAGGCCGTGCTGGACAGCACCACCTTCTTCCCCGAGGAAGAACAACTCTTTGCCTCCAACGGCTGCAAACTGGTCGCCTCCcgcctctccttcttcctctga
- the TOR2A gene encoding prosalusin isoform X1: protein MAAAAGGRRPWGSLLGLLGLVSASVGAASWNMASLRCSFGAFCECDFRPDLPGLECDLAQHLAGQPLARALVGKALRAFVQDPAPAKPLVLSLHGGSGTGKSLVSALLARYLFRGGLHSPHVHHFSPRIHFPHPSQMDRYKKDLKNWVQGNLTACGRSLFLFDEMDELAPGLMEVLRPFLGPSWVVYGTNYRKAIFIFISNAGDEQINQVVLEAWRSRRDREEIHLQELAPLISQAVLDNPHHGFWRSGILEEQLLDTLVPFLPLQRHHVRHCVFNELDQLGLEPREDVVQAVLDSTTFFPEEEQLFASNGCKLVASRLSFFL from the exons ATGGCGGCTGCGGCGGGCGGCCGCCGGCCCTGGGGCTCGCTCCTCGGGCTCCTCGGGCTGGTCTCGGCCTCAGTCGGCGCCGCCTCCTGGAACATGGCTTCGCTGCGCTGCAGCTTCGGCGCCTTCTGCGAGTGCGACTTCCGGCCCGACCTGCCGG GTCTGGAGTGTGACCTGGCGCAGCACCTGGCCGGCCAGCCCCTGGCCAGGGCGCTGGTGGGGAAGGCGCTGCGGGCCTTCGTGCAGGACCCGGCGCCCGCCAAGCCGCTGGTCCTCTCCCTGCACGGCGGCTCGGGCACCGGCAAGTCCCTGGTCAGTGCCCTGCTGGCACGCTACCTCTTCCGGGGGGGCCTGCACAGCCCCCACGTGCACCACTTCTCCCCTCGcatccacttcccccaccccagccagatGGATCGCTACAAG AAGGATCTTAAGAACTGGGTCCAGGGGAACCTCACTGCCTGCGGCCGCTCCCTCTTCCTCTTCGATGAGATGGACGAGCTGGCCCCAGGCCTGATGGAGGTCCTGAGACCCTTCCTGGGCCCCTCATGGGTTGTTTACGGGACCAACTACCGCAAAgccatcttcatcttcatcag CAATGCTGGCGATGAGCAGATCAACCAGGTGGTTCTGGAGGCGTGGCGCAGCCGCCGGGACCGCGAGGAGATCCACCTGCAGGAGCTGGCGCCCCTCATCTCCCAGGCCGTGCTGGACAACCCCCACC aCGGCTTCTGGCGCTCGGGCATCCTGGAGGAGCAGCTCCTGGACACGCTGGTGCCCTTCCTGCCGCTCCAGAGGCACCACGTGCGCCACTGCGTGTTCAACGAGCTGGACCAGCTGGGCCTGGAGCCCAGAGAGGACGTGGTCCAGGCCGTGCTGGACAGCACCACCTTCTTCCCCGAGGAAGAACAACTCTTTGCCTCCAACGGCTGCAAACTGGTCGCCTCCcgcctctccttcttcctctga